A portion of the Mustela erminea isolate mMusErm1 chromosome 19, mMusErm1.Pri, whole genome shotgun sequence genome contains these proteins:
- the N4BP1 gene encoding NEDD4-binding protein 1 isoform X2 — translation MAARAVLDEFTAPAEKAALLERSRGRIEGLFGVSLAVLGALGAEEPLPARIWLQLRGAQEAVHSAKEYIKGICEPELEERECYPKAMHCIFVGAQSLFLKSLIQDTCADLCILDIGLLGIRGSAEAVVMARSHIQQFVKLFENNENLPNSQKESEVKREFKQFVEARADNYTMDLLILPTSLKKELLTLTQGEENFFETGDDDVIEIGDSKPTEFPQNAATGLNISRDEIVLQEDARNKAGTPVSELTKQMDTIFSSSQDVLFVPVNGLSPDEETLSKDRICHKRRFSDSEERHTKKQFSLENVQEGELLDDGKTLAESVIIDLSDSSADPENLSPDVKDTTEEMEYNILVNFFKTMGYSQEIVEKVIREYGPSTEPLLLLEEIEKENKRFQEDREFSPGTVYPETNKTKNKGVCSSVNELTTDSTPKKTQTHTQQNMVEKFSQLPFKESKPCTSNCKINTFRTVPIEQKQEIWSSNQNYVCNMDLETDGLSPSVVPSSPKEVVSFVSRGASSHQPRIPVFPENGLQQQAEPLLPSSMRSPCENRSGCCSSPQSKPNCPPLSPPMPLPQLLPSVTDARLAGPSDHIDSSVTGVQRFRDTLKVPYKLELKNEPGRTDLKHIVIDGSNVAITHGLKKFFSCRGIAIAVEYFWKLGNRNITVFVPQWRTRRDPNVTEQHFLTQLQELGILSLTPARMVFGERIASHDDRLLQYTFVGDIFMVPDDPLGRSGPRLEDFLRKEVFLRDMQPLLNALPNVGMFDPSFRVPGTQAASTSHQPPARIQGTPPSHWLPQQPRFPVLPNLPGMQQSVPMPAQRSPAETSELREALLKIFPDSEQRLKIDQILAAHPYMKDLNALSAMVLD, via the exons GAATATATTAAAGGAATCTGTGAACCTGAActagaagaaagagaatgttACCCCAAGGCCATGCACTGCATTTTTGTTGGGGCCCAGAGCCTGTTTCTGAAAAGCTTGATTCAGGACACCTGTGCCGATCTCTGCATTCTGGACATTGGTCTTCTTGGCATCAGAGGAAGTGCCGAAGCTGTAGTCATGGCTAGGAGTCACATTCAGCAGTTTGTAAAGCTCTTTGAGAATAATGAGAACCTACCCAACAGTCAGAAAGAATCCGAGGTGAAAAGGGAATTTAAACAATTTGTCGAAGCTCGGGCTGACAACTATACAATGGACTTGTTGATTTTGCCCACTTCCTTGAAAAAAGAGCTTTTGACACTCACACAAGGTGAGGAGAATTTCTTTGAAACGGGAGATGATGATGTTATTGAAATTGGAGATTCTAAACCAACAGAGTTTCCACAGAATGCTGCCACAGGGCTGAATATTTCCAGAGATGAAATTGTTTTGCAGGAAGATGCAAGAAATAAAGCTGGCACTCCTGTTTCTGAGCTTACAAAACAAATGGACACGATCTTTTCTAGTTCACAAGATGTACTTTTTGTTCCAGTAAATGGTCTAAGCCCAGACGAAGAGACATTATCCAAAGACAGAATTTGTCACAAAAGGAGATTTTCTGATTCTGAAGAAAGGCATACCAAGAAacagttttctttggaaaatgttcaaGAGGGGGAGCTTCTCGATGATGGTAAGACATTAGCTGAAAGTGTAATCATTGACTTATCCGATTCTTCTGCTGACCCTGAAAATTTAAGTCCCGATGTAAAGGACACTACTGAGGAAATGGAATACAACATCCTCgtaaacttttttaaaaccatgGGCTATTCCCAAGAAATTGTTGAAAAGGTCATTAGGGAGTATGGGCCATCCACTGAACCATTATTGctcttagaagaaattgaaaaagaaaataaaagattccAAGAAGACAGAGAATTTTCACCTGGTACTGTGTATCCAGAgactaacaaaaccaaaaacaaaggtGTTTGTAGCAGCGTAAATGAGCTTACAACGGATTCCactccaaagaaaacacaaactcacACACAGCAAAATATGGTGGAAAAATTTTCTCAGTTACCATTCAAAGAATCAAAACCATGTACCTCAAATTGCAAAATTAATACTTTCAGAACAGTGCCAATAGAACAGAAACAAGAAATCTGGAGTTCAAACCAGAATTATGTTTGTAACATGGACCTTGAAACTGATGGCCTTTCACCCTCTGTTGTTCCTTCAAGTCCCAAAGAAGTTGTCAGTTTTGTTTCAAGAGGAGCTTCAAGTCACCAGCCCAGAATTCCAGTTTTTCCTGAAAATGGTTTGCAACAGCAAGCAGAGCCCTTACTTCCAAGTAGTATGAGGTCTCCCTGTGAAAACCGATCAGGGTGTTGTAGCTCTCCCCAGTCTAAGCCGAATTGTCCACCCCTTTCTCCACCAATGCCACTGCCCCAGCTGTTACCTTCAGTTACTGACGCAAGGTTGGCAGGACCGTCTGATCATATTGATTCCTCCGTCACTGGCGTTCAGAGGTTCCGAGATACTCTGAAAGTACCCTACAAGCTggaattaaaaaatgagccaggGAGAACGGATTTGAAGCACATTGTTATAGATGGGAGCAATGTCGCAATTAC CCATGGTCTGAAAAAGTTCTTTTCTTGTCGTGGAATTGCAATTGCAGTTGAATATTTTTGGAAGCTTGGCAACAGAAACATCACTGTATTTGTCCCACAGTGGAGAACAAGGCGTGATCCTAATGTCACAG AACAGCACTTCTTAACTCAGCTCCAGGAGCTTGGAATATTATCTTTAACTCCTGCCCGGATGGTCTTTGGAGAAAGAATTGCTTCTCATGATGACAG ATTGCTTCAATATACCTTCGTTGGGGATATATTTATGGTTCCTGATGACCCTCTGGGAAGAAGTGGACCTCGATTAGAAGACTTTCTTCGGAAGGAAGTCTTCCTTAG AGATATGCAGCCCCTACTCAATGCCTTGCCAAATGTCGGCATGTTTGACCCCAGCTTCAGAGTCCCCGGCACCCAGGCAGCCAGCACCAGTCACCAGCCTCCCGCCCGGATTCAGGGCACCCCGCCCAGCCACTGGCTTCCTCAGCAGCCCCGCTTTCCAGTTCTGCCAAACCTTCCCGGTATGCAGCAGAGTGTGCCCATGCCGGCGCAGAGGTCTCCTGCGGAAACCAGCGAGTTGAGGGAAGCCCTTCTGAAGATCTTCCCTGACTCAGAGCAAAGACTGAAAATTGACCAGATACTGGCGGCCCATCCGTACATGAAAGACCTGAACGCACTGTCTGCCATGGTTTTGGACTGA
- the N4BP1 gene encoding NEDD4-binding protein 1 isoform X1, producing the protein MAARAVLDEFTAPAEKAALLERSRGRIEGLFGVSLAVLGALGAEEPLPARIWLQLRGAQEAVHSAKEYIKGICEPELEERECYPKAMHCIFVGAQSLFLKSLIQDTCADLCILDIGLLGIRGSAEAVVMARSHIQQFVKLFENNENLPNSQKESEVKREFKQFVEARADNYTMDLLILPTSLKKELLTLTQGEENFFETGDDDVIEIGDSKPTEFPQNAATGLNISRDEIVLQEDARNKAGTPVSELTKQMDTIFSSSQDVLFVPVNGLSPDEETLSKDRICHKRRFSDSEERHTKKQFSLENVQEGELLDDGKTLAESVIIDLSDSSADPENLSPDVKDTTEEMEYNILVNFFKTMGYSQEIVEKVIREYGPSTEPLLLLEEIEKENKRFQEDREFSPGTVYPETNKTKNKGVCSSVNELTTDSTPKKTQTHTQQNMVEKFSQLPFKESKPCTSNCKINTFRTVPIEQKQEIWSSNQNYVCNMDLETDGLSPSVVPSSPKEVVSFVSRGASSHQPRIPVFPENGLQQQAEPLLPSSMRSPCENRSGCCSSPQSKPNCPPLSPPMPLPQLLPSVTDARLAGPSDHIDSSVTGVQRFRDTLKVPYKLELKNEPGRTDLKHIVIDGSNVAITHGLKKFFSCRGIAIAVEYFWKLGNRNITVFVPQWRTRRDPNVTEQHFLTQLQELGILSLTPARMVFGERIASHDDRFLLHLADKTGGIIVTNDNFREFVTESLSWREIITKRLLQYTFVGDIFMVPDDPLGRSGPRLEDFLRKEVFLRDMQPLLNALPNVGMFDPSFRVPGTQAASTSHQPPARIQGTPPSHWLPQQPRFPVLPNLPGMQQSVPMPAQRSPAETSELREALLKIFPDSEQRLKIDQILAAHPYMKDLNALSAMVLD; encoded by the exons GAATATATTAAAGGAATCTGTGAACCTGAActagaagaaagagaatgttACCCCAAGGCCATGCACTGCATTTTTGTTGGGGCCCAGAGCCTGTTTCTGAAAAGCTTGATTCAGGACACCTGTGCCGATCTCTGCATTCTGGACATTGGTCTTCTTGGCATCAGAGGAAGTGCCGAAGCTGTAGTCATGGCTAGGAGTCACATTCAGCAGTTTGTAAAGCTCTTTGAGAATAATGAGAACCTACCCAACAGTCAGAAAGAATCCGAGGTGAAAAGGGAATTTAAACAATTTGTCGAAGCTCGGGCTGACAACTATACAATGGACTTGTTGATTTTGCCCACTTCCTTGAAAAAAGAGCTTTTGACACTCACACAAGGTGAGGAGAATTTCTTTGAAACGGGAGATGATGATGTTATTGAAATTGGAGATTCTAAACCAACAGAGTTTCCACAGAATGCTGCCACAGGGCTGAATATTTCCAGAGATGAAATTGTTTTGCAGGAAGATGCAAGAAATAAAGCTGGCACTCCTGTTTCTGAGCTTACAAAACAAATGGACACGATCTTTTCTAGTTCACAAGATGTACTTTTTGTTCCAGTAAATGGTCTAAGCCCAGACGAAGAGACATTATCCAAAGACAGAATTTGTCACAAAAGGAGATTTTCTGATTCTGAAGAAAGGCATACCAAGAAacagttttctttggaaaatgttcaaGAGGGGGAGCTTCTCGATGATGGTAAGACATTAGCTGAAAGTGTAATCATTGACTTATCCGATTCTTCTGCTGACCCTGAAAATTTAAGTCCCGATGTAAAGGACACTACTGAGGAAATGGAATACAACATCCTCgtaaacttttttaaaaccatgGGCTATTCCCAAGAAATTGTTGAAAAGGTCATTAGGGAGTATGGGCCATCCACTGAACCATTATTGctcttagaagaaattgaaaaagaaaataaaagattccAAGAAGACAGAGAATTTTCACCTGGTACTGTGTATCCAGAgactaacaaaaccaaaaacaaaggtGTTTGTAGCAGCGTAAATGAGCTTACAACGGATTCCactccaaagaaaacacaaactcacACACAGCAAAATATGGTGGAAAAATTTTCTCAGTTACCATTCAAAGAATCAAAACCATGTACCTCAAATTGCAAAATTAATACTTTCAGAACAGTGCCAATAGAACAGAAACAAGAAATCTGGAGTTCAAACCAGAATTATGTTTGTAACATGGACCTTGAAACTGATGGCCTTTCACCCTCTGTTGTTCCTTCAAGTCCCAAAGAAGTTGTCAGTTTTGTTTCAAGAGGAGCTTCAAGTCACCAGCCCAGAATTCCAGTTTTTCCTGAAAATGGTTTGCAACAGCAAGCAGAGCCCTTACTTCCAAGTAGTATGAGGTCTCCCTGTGAAAACCGATCAGGGTGTTGTAGCTCTCCCCAGTCTAAGCCGAATTGTCCACCCCTTTCTCCACCAATGCCACTGCCCCAGCTGTTACCTTCAGTTACTGACGCAAGGTTGGCAGGACCGTCTGATCATATTGATTCCTCCGTCACTGGCGTTCAGAGGTTCCGAGATACTCTGAAAGTACCCTACAAGCTggaattaaaaaatgagccaggGAGAACGGATTTGAAGCACATTGTTATAGATGGGAGCAATGTCGCAATTAC CCATGGTCTGAAAAAGTTCTTTTCTTGTCGTGGAATTGCAATTGCAGTTGAATATTTTTGGAAGCTTGGCAACAGAAACATCACTGTATTTGTCCCACAGTGGAGAACAAGGCGTGATCCTAATGTCACAG AACAGCACTTCTTAACTCAGCTCCAGGAGCTTGGAATATTATCTTTAACTCCTGCCCGGATGGTCTTTGGAGAAAGAATTGCTTCTCATGATGACAG GTTTCTACTACACTTAGCGGACAAAACTGGTGGCATAATTGTAACAAATGATAACTTCAGAGAATTTGTGACTGAGTCACTCTCTTGGAGAGAAATTATTACAAAAag ATTGCTTCAATATACCTTCGTTGGGGATATATTTATGGTTCCTGATGACCCTCTGGGAAGAAGTGGACCTCGATTAGAAGACTTTCTTCGGAAGGAAGTCTTCCTTAG AGATATGCAGCCCCTACTCAATGCCTTGCCAAATGTCGGCATGTTTGACCCCAGCTTCAGAGTCCCCGGCACCCAGGCAGCCAGCACCAGTCACCAGCCTCCCGCCCGGATTCAGGGCACCCCGCCCAGCCACTGGCTTCCTCAGCAGCCCCGCTTTCCAGTTCTGCCAAACCTTCCCGGTATGCAGCAGAGTGTGCCCATGCCGGCGCAGAGGTCTCCTGCGGAAACCAGCGAGTTGAGGGAAGCCCTTCTGAAGATCTTCCCTGACTCAGAGCAAAGACTGAAAATTGACCAGATACTGGCGGCCCATCCGTACATGAAAGACCTGAACGCACTGTCTGCCATGGTTTTGGACTGA